The genomic DNA CAGTGGACGGCGTCCGGCGGCGTCGATGCGGCCGCGGTCGGCCAGGTGCGGAAGCGCGGCGAGCACCATCGGCCACTCGGGGTGGCGGCCCGCGGCGATCTCCTTTTCGGCATCCGCCATGTTCTCCCGCGTGCCGCCCAGATGCAGGGTCGGCGCGTCGGCCAATCGCGGATCGGTCCACGGGATCTCCCCGGACAGCACGAAGTCCACCTTCGCCACGCCCGGGCCGAAACGGTAGTTGCGCAGTGTCGTGGCGTAGCGCTGCGGGATCCGGTCGCCGTAGAAGTCCAGCAGGGCCGTGGGAGAGGTGTCGTAGACCACCACCCCACGCGGCGCAGCCGTGACCGGTTCACCCGCGGTGATGACACCGCCGTGGGCTTGCAGGTCGGCGATCAGGGCGTCCGCGATGGCCTGACTGCCACCGACGGGTACCGGCCAGCCCACCGAGTGCGCCAGCGTGGCCAGCATCAGCCCCGCCCCTCCGCACACCAGGGAGGGCATCGGTGAAATAACATGTGCGGCAACGCCGCTGAACAACGCGCGGGCGTCATCCCCGCGCAACAGCCCCCAGGCCGGGGTGCCCTGCTCGAGGATGCGACGGGCGACGTGCACGGCGGCCAGCAGATCCGGCGGCACCGAGCGCTTGTCGCCCAGCAGCAGCCCGACCACACCGGGGGAGCGCTGCGCCAGCGGGCCGAGCAGCCGTCGCCAGGACGCCCCGTCGGACAGTTCGGCGGCGGTGCGCTCGATGTCGCGATACCCGATCGCGGCCGGCCGGCCGGGCAGCGGGTTGCCGTAGGACACCTCGGGCACCGACAGCGCCACGCCGCGGGCGGGCAGGTCGAATGCCGAGAGGAACGGCGAGGCCAGCGCCAGGGGGTGGATGGCCGAACAGATGTCATGGGCGATTCCCGGGAACTCCGGGTCGGGGAGAGTGCGCGACCCGCCGCCGCAGGTGCTCTGCGCCTCGAAGACCTGGACCGACAGCCCCGCTCGGGCGAACACAACAGCAGCTGCCAGACCGTTGGGCCCGCTTCCGACGATGGTGACGTCCACGGGACAATTAGAGCCCACTACGCTGTCTGCCGTGAGCTTGCCTGTTGTTCTGATTGCCGACAAACTCGCCCAGTCCACCGTCGCCGCCCTCGGCGACCAGGTGGAGGTGCGGTGGGTGGATGGACCGGACCGTCCGAAACTACTGGCCGCGGTGGCGGACGCCGACGCGCTGCTGGTGCGCTCGGCCACCACAGTGGACGCCGAGGTGCTGGCCGCCGCGCCCAAGTTGAAGATCGTCGCGCGCGCCGGTGTCGGCCTGGACAACGTCGACGTCGACGCCGCCACCGCCCGCGGTGTCCTGGTGGTCAACGCACCCACGTCCAACATCCACAGCGCTGCCGAGCACGCGTTGGCTCTGCTGCTCTCGGCCGCACGGCAGATTCCGGCGGCCGACGCCACGCTGCGTGAGCACACCTGGAAGCGCTCGGCGTTCTCCGGCACCGAGATCTACGGCAAGACCGTCGGCGTGGTGGGTCTGGGCCGCATCGGCCAGCTGGTGGCCGCCCGCCTGGCCGCCTTCGGCACCCACGTCGTCGCCTACGACCCGTACGTCTCGGCGGCCCGCGCCGCCCAGCTGGGCATCGAACTGCTGACGCTCGACGAGCTGCTGGGTCGCGCCGACTTCATCTCCGTGCACCTGCCCAAGACTCCCGAGACCGCGGGCCTGATCGGCAAGGACGCCCTGGCCAAGACCAAGCCGGGCGTCATCATCGTCAACGCCGCCCGCGGCGGGCTGATCGACGAGCACGCCCTGGCCGACGCGATCACCAGCGGCCACGTGCGTGCCGCCGGCCTGGACGTGTTCTCCACCGAACCCTGCACCGACAGCCCGCTGTTCGAGCTGCCGCAGGTGGTGGTGACCCCGCATCTGGGTGCCTCCACCGCCGAGGCGCAGGACCGGGCCGGCACCGACGTCGCCGCGAGCGTACGTCTGGCGCTGGCAGGCGAATTCGTGCCCGACGCGGTGAACGTCGGTGGCGGCGTGGTGGGCGAGGAGGTGGCGCCCTGGCTGGAGATCGTGCGCAAGGCCGGTGTGCTGCTGGGCGCCCTGTCCGCCGAGTTGCCGGTCTCGCTGGCCGTGCAGGTGCGCGGCGAGCTGGCCTCCGAAGAGGTTGAGGTGCTGCGCCTCTCGGCGCTGCGCGGACTGTTCTCCGCGGTGATCGAAGACCAGGTGACGTTCGTCAACGCGCCCGCGCTGGCCGCCGAACGCGGTGTGGTGGCGGAGCTGAGTACCGCGACCGAGAGCCCCAACCACCGCAGCGTGGTCGACGTGCGCGCGGTCTACGCCGACGGGTCGACCAACAACGTGGCCGGAACCCTGTCCGGTCCGCAGCAGGTGCAGAAGATCGTCCAGATCAACGGACGCAACTTCGATCTGCGCGCCGAGGGCGTCAACCTGATCGTCAACTACAACGACCAGCCGGGCGCGTTGGGCAAGATCGGCACCCTGCTGGGTGGGGCCGAGGTCAACATCATCGCCGCGCAGTTGAGCCAGGACGCCGACGGCGAGGGCGCCACCATCATGCTGCGCTTGGACCGGGATGTGCCCGCCGATGTTCGTTCCGCGCTCCGCGCCGCCGTCGACGCCGTGACCCTGGAAGTGGTGGACCTGTCGTGAAACTCGCTGTCATCCCCGGCGACGGGATCGGTCCCGAGGTCATCGCCGAAGCCGTCACCATCCTGGACACCGTGCTGCCCGGCGTCGACAAGACCACCTACGACGTGGGCGCCCGGCGTTACCACGCCACCGGCGAGGTGATGCCGGACGGGCTGGTCGACGAACTCAAGGGCCACGACGCGATCCTGCTGGGCGCCATCGGCGATCCCTCGGTGCCCAGCGGGGTGCTGGAGCGGGGTCTGCTGCTGCGCATGCGGTTCGAGCTCGACCACCACGTCAACCTGCGCCCCTCCAAGCTGTACCCCGGGGTGAGCAGCCCGCTGGCCGGTGCGCCGGACATCGATTTCGTGGTGGTACGGGAGGGCACCGAGGGGCCCTACACCGGCACCGGCGGCGCCATCCGGACCGGCACCCCACACGAGGTGGCCACCGAGGTCAGCCTGAACACCGCCTTCGGTGTCGAGCGGGTGGTGCGTGACGCGTTCGTCCGGGCGCAGGCGCGTCGCAAGCACCTCACCCTGGTGCACAAGACCAACGTGCTGGCCTACGCGGGCAAGCTCTGGTCGCGCGTCGTCGCGGAGGTGGGCCAGGAGTTCCCCGACGTCGAGGTGGGCTACCAGCACGTTGACGCCGCGACCATCCATCTGGTGACCGACCCGGGTCGCTTCGATGTGATCGTCACCGACAACCTGTTCGGCGACATCATCACCGACATCGCTGCGGCGGTGGCGGGCGGTATCGGGCTGGCCGCCAGCGGCAACATCGACGCCACCCGCACCAACCCGTCGATGTTCGAACCGGTGCACGGCAGTGCCCCCGACATCGCCGGTCAGGGAATCGCCGATCCCACGGCGGCCATCATGTCCGTGGCGCTGCTGTTGGCCCACGTCGGAGAGGCCGACGCCGCGGCGCGGGTCGACAGCGCCGTGGCCGAGCACCTGGCGACGCTGGACGGACAGCAGTTCTCGACTTCGCAGGTCGGTGCCCGGATCGCGGGGCTGCTGTAGCCCGTCGGTTCGCAACGCTCCGGCGGCAGTGCGTGCTGTTCGCCGTCGGCTCGACGTTGTTCGCCGTCGCCACGATCCCGCACGTGGGACCGCCTGCGGTGGCGGCGAACCTGCTGTGTTTCGTCGGTTCCTGGTTCTTCACCACCGCGGCCTGGATGCAGCTGGTGCGCACCGATGAGGTCCAGCGGGCGTCCTGGCTGTGTGCGGCCGTCCAATTCGCCGGCACCATCTTGTTCAACGTGAGCACCGGCACGGCGGTGTGGGCGAGCGCGGTGAGCACCGAACAACGGTTCGTCTGGGCCCCGGACGCCACCGGCTCGGTGGCCTTCCTGATCAGCGGTGTGCTCGGGGTGGTCGCGGTGGCCGTGCTGCGCTCCCGCGACGGGCTGGCCGCAGGCGTCAACCTGGCGGGGTGTGTCGCGTTCGGCGCCTCCGCAGTGGGCGCGTTCGTATCCGGTTCCGGTGCCAGCGAGAACGCCACACTCGCCGATCTGGGAACCTTCCTGGGCGCACTGTGCTTCCTGGTGGCTGCACTGCTGGTAGTGCCGCGCCGGGCGGGACGGGCTTAGGCCGGCTCGGTGTGCAGCGGGTCGGCGTCCACGGGGACCAGGGGCACCGCCAGCAAGGGGAACAGCGCGCAGACGGCGAACGCGGCCGGGTAGCCGGCGATCCCGATCAGGCCGCCGAACAGCGGGGC from Mycolicibacterium tokaiense includes the following:
- a CDS encoding phytoene desaturase family protein, which codes for MDVTIVGSGPNGLAAAVVFARAGLSVQVFEAQSTCGGGSRTLPDPEFPGIAHDICSAIHPLALASPFLSAFDLPARGVALSVPEVSYGNPLPGRPAAIGYRDIERTAAELSDGASWRRLLGPLAQRSPGVVGLLLGDKRSVPPDLLAAVHVARRILEQGTPAWGLLRGDDARALFSGVAAHVISPMPSLVCGGAGLMLATLAHSVGWPVPVGGSQAIADALIADLQAHGGVITAGEPVTAAPRGVVVYDTSPTALLDFYGDRIPQRYATTLRNYRFGPGVAKVDFVLSGEIPWTDPRLADAPTLHLGGTRENMADAEKEIAAGRHPEWPMVLAALPHLADRGRIDAAGRRPLWTYAHVPFNSSEDQTETVTGIFEKFAPGFRDLVVAVRSTPAARLDHHNANLIGGDIGVGGNNMFSALTGPALRLNPWTTPISGVYLCSSATPPGGGVHGMAGFYAARTVLKREFGIKTVPSLAP
- the serA gene encoding phosphoglycerate dehydrogenase, translated to MSLPVVLIADKLAQSTVAALGDQVEVRWVDGPDRPKLLAAVADADALLVRSATTVDAEVLAAAPKLKIVARAGVGLDNVDVDAATARGVLVVNAPTSNIHSAAEHALALLLSAARQIPAADATLREHTWKRSAFSGTEIYGKTVGVVGLGRIGQLVAARLAAFGTHVVAYDPYVSAARAAQLGIELLTLDELLGRADFISVHLPKTPETAGLIGKDALAKTKPGVIIVNAARGGLIDEHALADAITSGHVRAAGLDVFSTEPCTDSPLFELPQVVVTPHLGASTAEAQDRAGTDVAASVRLALAGEFVPDAVNVGGGVVGEEVAPWLEIVRKAGVLLGALSAELPVSLAVQVRGELASEEVEVLRLSALRGLFSAVIEDQVTFVNAPALAAERGVVAELSTATESPNHRSVVDVRAVYADGSTNNVAGTLSGPQQVQKIVQINGRNFDLRAEGVNLIVNYNDQPGALGKIGTLLGGAEVNIIAAQLSQDADGEGATIMLRLDRDVPADVRSALRAAVDAVTLEVVDLS
- a CDS encoding 3-isopropylmalate dehydrogenase, whose product is MKLAVIPGDGIGPEVIAEAVTILDTVLPGVDKTTYDVGARRYHATGEVMPDGLVDELKGHDAILLGAIGDPSVPSGVLERGLLLRMRFELDHHVNLRPSKLYPGVSSPLAGAPDIDFVVVREGTEGPYTGTGGAIRTGTPHEVATEVSLNTAFGVERVVRDAFVRAQARRKHLTLVHKTNVLAYAGKLWSRVVAEVGQEFPDVEVGYQHVDAATIHLVTDPGRFDVIVTDNLFGDIITDIAAAVAGGIGLAASGNIDATRTNPSMFEPVHGSAPDIAGQGIADPTAAIMSVALLLAHVGEADAAARVDSAVAEHLATLDGQQFSTSQVGARIAGLL